The Chloroflexota bacterium genome contains a region encoding:
- a CDS encoding dTDP-4-dehydrorhamnose 3,5-epimerase family protein, with product MRFHLRIHDAVARPLRVNRDESGTLVEILRTDWPDIYDPDTRAFAQTYYSVTPAGLARDEDEWHVHRHQEDRFIVAAGSIVLALWDGRTESPTRGTLDLLPLGEISGDDAQHCVLIPRLVHHGFMVVGDEAAVLLNSPTRLYNPADEGRDAFADVGAVFDDGRPFSWQAVRDGAAN from the coding sequence GTGCGGTTTCACCTCCGGATCCATGATGCGGTCGCACGGCCGCTGAGGGTCAATCGGGACGAATCAGGAACCCTTGTCGAGATCCTTCGAACCGATTGGCCCGACATCTACGACCCGGACACGCGGGCGTTTGCGCAAACCTACTACTCGGTCACCCCGGCCGGACTGGCCCGCGACGAGGACGAATGGCATGTGCATCGGCACCAGGAAGACCGCTTCATCGTGGCGGCCGGTTCAATCGTGCTTGCCCTGTGGGACGGCCGGACCGAATCGCCGACGCGCGGGACGCTCGATTTGCTGCCGCTCGGAGAAATCTCCGGCGACGACGCGCAGCACTGCGTCCTGATTCCGCGCCTCGTCCACCACGGCTTCATGGTCGTTGGCGACGAGGCCGCCGTGCTCCTCAACTCGCCGACACGGCTCTACAACCCCGCCGACGAAGGGCGCGACGCGTTCGCGGACGTTGGGGCCGTCTTTGACGATGGCCGCCCATTCTCGTGGCAGGCCGTGCGCGACGGCGCGGCCAACTAG